In Pelodiscus sinensis isolate JC-2024 chromosome 2, ASM4963464v1, whole genome shotgun sequence, the following proteins share a genomic window:
- the COX6C gene encoding cytochrome c oxidase subunit 6C → MSSTLLPKPQMRGLLAKRLRFHIVGAMIVSVGCALIYKFGVAEPRKRAYADFYKNYDSMKDFEAMKEAGVFESVQPKNS, encoded by the exons ATGTCATCTACTCTGTTGCCCAAACCACAGATGAGGGGCCTACTGGCCAAACGTCTGAGATTCCACATTGTAGGAGCAATGATTGTATCTGTGGGATGTGCACTTATATACAAG TTTGGCGTGGCAGAACCCAGAAAACGAGCATATGCAGACTTCTATAAAAACTATGATTCCATGAAGGACTTTGAGGCCATGAAGGAAGCTGGTGTGTTTGAAAGTGTACAACCCAAAAATTCATAA